In a single window of the Micrococcaceae bacterium Sec5.7 genome:
- a CDS encoding 3-hydroxyacyl-CoA dehydrogenase NAD-binding domain-containing protein, whose amino-acid sequence MSAADFHKLAELFPDETITHSLVQDIQLPAVPGKASAGIFALITLDNGLDHSKPTTLGPNTLVELGTVLENLRERAARGEIVGVGVTGKPYFLVAGADLSAVKSLDDREHGLWMAQLGHDVYATLSNLGVPSFAFINGVALGGGLEIALQSNYRTVSTGAGALALPEAFIGLVPGWGGVYLLPRLIGPENAVKVMIENPLSNNRTLTGPQAFNLGIADALFEPADFVEQSIAWAAGIVSGEKTTDRPNAVEPSDPAVAGRWTAAVAAGRALVESKTSNASPAPGKVLDILEANRTMSQSESAALECETLADLMQTDEFRSTVYAFLDLVQKRSKRPAGAPDRKLARPVTKIGVVGAGLMASQLALLFARQLKVPVVMTDIDQARVDKGVGYVHAEVDKLLGKKRISPDAANRTKALVTGSVSKEAFADADFVIEAVFEELNVKKQVFAEVEAIVSAECILATNTSSLSVTAMAEDLLYPERLVGFHFFNPVAVMPLLEIVRAPKTDDAVLATAFELAKGLKKTAVLVKDAAAFVVNRLLLRLMGEVTAAFDEGTPADVADNALRPMGLPMTPFTLGAMVGLPVAQHVQESLHAAFGERFAVSQNLQKLIDNGVKSLWAPGADGSQEIPASTLSLMSFGTSPSTGEDVLRRTQDALAEEIGLMLEEGVVAGPEDIDLCVIMGAGWPMFLGGITPYLDRVGASERVNGKRFLAPGVASRP is encoded by the coding sequence ATGAGCGCCGCAGATTTCCACAAACTGGCCGAACTCTTCCCTGACGAGACGATCACCCATTCACTCGTCCAGGACATTCAGCTTCCGGCAGTGCCTGGCAAGGCCAGTGCAGGCATTTTCGCGCTGATCACCCTGGACAACGGCCTGGACCACTCGAAGCCCACCACGCTGGGGCCGAATACCCTGGTGGAACTTGGCACGGTTCTGGAAAACCTCAGGGAACGCGCTGCCCGGGGCGAAATCGTTGGCGTTGGCGTCACCGGCAAGCCCTACTTCCTGGTGGCCGGCGCTGACCTGTCTGCCGTGAAGTCGCTGGACGACCGTGAGCACGGCCTCTGGATGGCGCAGCTGGGCCACGACGTCTATGCCACGCTTTCCAACCTCGGTGTGCCGAGCTTCGCGTTTATCAACGGCGTGGCCCTGGGCGGCGGACTCGAAATCGCCCTGCAGTCCAACTACCGCACGGTGTCCACCGGCGCGGGTGCACTCGCACTCCCCGAAGCCTTCATTGGCCTGGTTCCGGGCTGGGGAGGCGTCTACCTCCTGCCGCGCCTCATCGGCCCCGAGAACGCCGTCAAGGTGATGATCGAGAACCCGCTCAGCAACAACCGCACGCTCACAGGTCCGCAGGCCTTCAACCTCGGCATCGCTGACGCCCTGTTCGAACCCGCCGACTTCGTCGAGCAGTCGATCGCCTGGGCCGCGGGCATCGTCTCCGGCGAGAAGACAACGGACCGGCCCAACGCCGTCGAGCCTTCCGATCCGGCCGTGGCCGGACGCTGGACCGCTGCCGTGGCAGCCGGCCGCGCGCTGGTGGAGTCCAAGACGTCCAACGCATCCCCGGCTCCCGGCAAGGTCCTGGACATCCTCGAGGCCAACCGGACCATGTCGCAGTCCGAATCGGCGGCGCTGGAATGCGAAACGCTCGCTGATCTGATGCAGACCGACGAGTTCCGTTCCACCGTGTACGCGTTCCTTGACCTGGTTCAGAAGCGTTCCAAGCGTCCTGCCGGCGCACCCGACCGCAAGCTGGCCCGTCCGGTGACCAAGATCGGTGTGGTGGGTGCAGGCCTTATGGCAAGCCAGCTGGCACTGCTCTTCGCGCGCCAGCTCAAGGTTCCCGTGGTGATGACGGATATCGACCAGGCCCGTGTGGACAAGGGTGTGGGTTATGTCCATGCAGAGGTGGACAAGCTGCTGGGCAAGAAGCGGATCAGCCCGGACGCCGCCAACCGCACCAAGGCCCTCGTCACCGGTTCGGTCTCCAAGGAAGCCTTCGCGGACGCCGATTTCGTGATCGAGGCCGTCTTCGAGGAACTCAACGTCAAAAAGCAGGTCTTCGCCGAGGTGGAGGCCATAGTCTCCGCCGAGTGCATCCTGGCCACCAACACCTCGTCGCTGTCCGTCACGGCCATGGCAGAGGACCTGTTGTATCCGGAACGTCTCGTGGGCTTCCACTTCTTCAACCCGGTAGCCGTGATGCCGCTGCTGGAGATCGTTCGCGCGCCGAAGACCGACGACGCCGTGCTGGCCACCGCGTTCGAGCTCGCCAAGGGCCTGAAGAAGACGGCTGTTCTGGTGAAGGATGCGGCCGCGTTTGTGGTCAACCGGCTCCTCCTGCGCCTGATGGGCGAAGTGACGGCGGCCTTCGACGAAGGCACCCCCGCCGACGTCGCAGACAACGCACTTCGTCCCATGGGACTGCCGATGACCCCGTTCACCCTGGGCGCCATGGTGGGCCTTCCGGTGGCCCAGCACGTCCAGGAATCGCTGCATGCAGCTTTCGGCGAGCGCTTCGCTGTCTCCCAGAACCTGCAGAAGCTGATCGACAACGGCGTGAAGTCCCTGTGGGCTCCCGGTGCCGACGGCTCGCAGGAGATCCCGGCCTCCACACTGTCCCTGATGTCCTTCGGCACTTCCCCGTCCACCGGGGAGGACGTGCTGCGCCGGACGCAGGACGCACTCGCCGAGGAGATCGGCCTGATGCTCGAAGAAGGTGTCGTGGCCGGGCCGGAGGACATCGACCTCTGCGTCATCATGGGTGCCGGCTGGCCCATGTTCCTGGGCGGCATCACACCCTATCTGGACCGTGTGGGTGCCTCCGAACGCGTCAACGGCAAGCGCTTCCTGGCACCGGGTGTGGCCTCCCGGCCTTAG